A portion of the Tamandua tetradactyla isolate mTamTet1 chromosome 16, mTamTet1.pri, whole genome shotgun sequence genome contains these proteins:
- the LOC143660183 gene encoding LOW QUALITY PROTEIN: paraneoplastic antigen-like protein 8B (The sequence of the model RefSeq protein was modified relative to this genomic sequence to represent the inferred CDS: inserted 2 bases in 1 codon; deleted 3 bases in 3 codons) has protein sequence MALSLLEDWCRGLEGDAHRALLVTEIPEGLGQADIEAVMQPAFLPLGPFRLRTTRAARKGKAKAALVEFLEDVNHAAIPREILGRGGVWRGLCEDRAEDTWVLGQMKHLLLDKRLTPAAMAQGRGGQAHPSGLRDPGPGSGPAAGKAGPPPSAASKAEPGRRGRGSRARGNKLTRRGRKRARGGRLSTPERSESEDNSDQSLGFVIEGTDEEDMSEDRDQGALYVTLQAAAKELPKKWARQSHDRGNGDRLREFLALVTVTDKAKKEEMEKEPLEADSSGLGITEEKSGVPNPVALLAVTDTSAEEQIDSKSSESESRETEDEEGAGVDNPEFMAIVAYTNPSDPSAGEEMLKLASVIQSLCWSDKKGRKDRRDALPEVSSIMAKDRSGTRVKEEAGRQVDPVVLRKAEDQGNLLECISTLAEPESTLKGKAGCGLLGGWGDQGGDEDKGGLLGLVALLVAQDVPGVVGEEKGTARGGGKFKLARGNLGAVLAVLGARXNRESGEGSEEAKEAESEEDPEDAESDAAEPQDRASRKRRAKRARTGSRGLRPAGASTAAAPTPPGARKTRGGGRGGGRRATPERSSGSRTAALDGASGNKKEKEEKKAGSAPGGRGGHAKAREAKGRGKKARRGRRLPPKCR, from the exons ATGGCCCTGAGCCTGCTGGAGGACTGGTGCAGGGGGCTGGAGGGGGACGCCCACAGAGCCCTGCTGGTGACCGAAATCCCGGAGGGCCTGGGCCAGGCGGACATCGAGGCCGTCATGCAGCCGGCCTTCCTGCCCCTGGGTCCCTTCCGTCTACGGACCACCAGGGCTGCGAGGAAGGGGAAGGCCAAGGCCGCCCTGGTGGAGTTCCTGGAGGACGTCAACCACGCGGCCATCCCCAGGGAGATCCTGGGCAGAGGCGGGGTCTGGAGGGGGCTGTGTGAGGACCGCGCGGAGGACACCTGGGTCCTGGGGCAGATGAAGCACTTGCTGCTGGACAAAAGGCTCACGCCAGCTGCCATGGCCCAGGGCCGCGGGGGACAAGCCCACCCCTCTGGCCTTAGGGACCCAGGCCCAGGGTCGGGGCCGGCAGCGGGGAAGGCTGGGCCCCCTCCCAGTGCAGCTAGCAAGGCTGAGCCAGGCAGGAGGGGCCGAGGAAGCAGGGCGAGGGGCAACAAGTTGACCAGGAGG GGCAGGAAGAGGGCCCGTGGCGGGCGGCTGTCCACCCCTGAGAGGAGCGAGTCTGAAGACAATTCCGACCAGAGTCTGGGCTTTGTCATTGAGGGGACCGATGAGGAGGACATGAGTGAAGACAGGGACCAGGGCGCACTCTATGTCACCCTCCAGGCTGCTGCCAAGGAGCTCCCTAAGAAGTGGGCCCGGCAGAGCCATGACAGGGGGAACGGAGACAGGCTGCGTGAGTTCTTGGCCCTGGTGACCGTGACAGACAAAGCCAAGAAggaggagatggagaaggagcCTCTGGAGGCCGACTCGAGTGGCTTGGGCATCACGGAGGAGAAGAGTGGTGTCCCCAACCCGGTGGCCCTCCTGGCCGTGACAGACACCTCGGCAGAGGAGCAGATCGACAGCAAGTCCTCCGAAAGCGAGTCCCGGGAGACCGAGGATGAAGAAGGAGCAGGGGTGGACAACCCCGAGTTTATGGCCATCGTGGCTTATACAAACCCCTCTGACCCCTCAGCCGGGGAGGAGATGTTGAAACTAGCATCTGTGATCCAGTCGCTGTGCTGGAGTGACAAGAAGGGCAGGAAGGACAGGAGAGACGCCCTGCCGGAGGTCTCGTCCATCATGGCCAAGGACAGGTCAGGAACCCGCGTGAAGGAGGAGGCCGGCCGCCAGGTGGAC CCGGTGGTCCTCAGGAAGGCCGAGGACCAGGGGAATCTTCTGGAATGCATTTCCACGTTGGCCGAGCCAGAGAGCACCCTCAAGGGGAAGGCTGGGTGTGGCCTGCTGGGAGGCTGGGGTGACCAGGGCGGCGATGAAGATAAGGGGGGCCTCCTGGGGTTAGTGGCTCTCCTGGTGGCCCAGGACGTGCCCGGGGTGGTGGGGGAGGAAAAGGGAACCGCCCGGGGAGGCGGGAAGTTCAAGTTGGCCAGAGGCAACCTGGGCGCTGTCCTGGCTGTGCTCGGCGCGCG GAACAGGGAGTCAGGCGAGGGGTCCGAGGAGGCGAAGGAGGCAGAGTCCGAGGAGGACCCGGAGGACGCGGAGAGCGACGCGGCCGAGCCCCAGGACCGGGCGTCCAGGAAGCGACGGGCCAAGAGGGCGCGCACGGGCTCCAGGGGCCTGCGCCCGGCCGGCGCGTCCACGGCCGCGGCTCCCACCCCACCCGGGGCTCGCAAAACCCGAGGAGGAGGCCGGGGCGGCGGCCGGAGAGCCACTCCCGAGAGGAGCAGCGGGAGCCGGACGGCGGCCCTGGACGGGGCCTCCGGGaacaagaaggagaaggaagagaagaaggcgGGCTCG GCgccgggggggaggggggggcacGCCAAGGCCCGAGAGGCCAAGGGGCGGGGGAAGAAGGCCCGTCGGGGCAGGAGGCTGCCCCCCAAGTGCCGCTAG
- the PNMA8A gene encoding paraneoplastic antigen-like protein 8A → MAMNLLEDWCRGMDVDIHRSLLVTGIPEDCGQAEIEETLHGFFSPLGPYQVLNKIFVREENAKAALVEVGEGVNLSAIPREFPGRGGVWRVVCRDPTQDAEFLKNLNEFLEGEGRTVEDVVRLLQLNQSPRPQNQNRSSDNWAEALGVLLGTVVQVIVHMDAEIRQREEARALEAAEAEEAAAAAAAAAALAAGRKPKKIKKEPGQAAEVSSALKTESPNRWSDMEDGDPPKPLVRKARAKTPSRRKRQNKAPKQEPVSWKRTKGNVSSSATYLEGPEADDAESMEIPEYTRSNKKARVKQEEPASKKPAAKCARKLRRDPSQGALSEAEGPGGASECGQDGGQEGPPKKKTMGWASPKSLAPLRKRKKVSLGPVSYVLVNSEDPKKKPAVPKKGPGSRKTASFQKAPRGPKPTESPASMSQGPKAKPEDSPRASNESRKL, encoded by the exons ATGGCGATGAACCTTCTGGAAGATTGGTGCCGGGGGATGGATGTGGATATCCACAGGTCGCTGTTGGTCACGGGCATTCCAGAGGACTGTGGCCAAGCAGAAATCGAGGAGACCTTGCACGGGTTCTTCTCCCCGCTGGGCCCGTATCAGGTGCTCAACAAGATTTTTGTGAGGGAAGAGAATGCCAAAGCTGCCCTCGTGGAGGTTGGCGAGGGCGTGAATCTGAGCGCCATCCCCCGGGAATTTCCAGGAAGGGGAGGTGTCTGGAGGGTGGTCTGTAGAGACCCCACCCAGGACGCCGAGTTTCTGAAAAACCTGAATGAATTCCTGGAAGGTGAGGGGCGCACCGTGGAGGATGTGGTCCGCCTGCTGCAGCTCAACCAGTCCCCGCGGCCCCAGAACCAGAATCGGTCCTCAGACAACTGGGCAGAAGCTTTGGGTGTGCTCCTGGGGACCGTCGTGCAGGTCATCGTCCATATGGATGCCGAGATACGCCAGCGGGAGGAAGCAAGGGCTTTGGAGGCCGCGGAGGccgaggaggcggcggcggcggcggctgccgCTGCCGCGTTAGCAGCAGGAAGGAAGCCCAAGAAGATCAAGAAGGAGCCTGGACAGGCCGCGGAGGTGAGCTCTGCCTTGAAGACGGAGAGCCCCAACCGCTGGAGTGACATGGAAGATGGAGACCCTCCCAAGCCGTTGGTTCGCAAGGCCAGGGCTAAGACTCCCTCCAGAAGGAAGAGGCAGAACAAAGCACCCAAGCAGGAGCCGGTGTCCTGGAAAAGAACCAAAGGCAACGTCTCCAGCAGCGCCACCTACTTAGAGGGTCCCGAGGCCGATGATGCTGAAAGCATGGAGATCCCAGAATATACCAGGAGCAACAAAAAGGCCCGTGTGAAGCAGGAGGAGCCAGCCTCGAAGAAGCCAGCGGCAAAATGTGCTCGGAAGCTCCGCCGGGACCCATCTCAGGGTGCCCTATCGGAAGCCGAGGGCCCTGGAGGAGCCTCTGAGTGCGGCCAAGATGGCGGTCAGGAAGGCCCACCAAAGAAGAAGACCATGGGCTGGGCCTCGCCCAAGAGCCTCGCCCCCCTGAGGAAGCGGAAGAAGGTGAGCTTGGGTCCTGTCTCCTATGTCCTTGTCAATTCAGAAGACCCGAAGAAGAAGCCGGCAGTTCCAAAGAAAGGCCCAGGCTCGAGGAAGACCGCATCCTTTCAGAAGGCCCCAAGAGGCCCCAAACCCACTGAGTCGCCAGCTTCAATGTCGCAGGGCCCGAAGGCCAAGCCAGAAGACTCTCCTCGTGCCTCCAATG AATCCAGAAAGCTGTGA